In one window of Arachis ipaensis cultivar K30076 chromosome B06, Araip1.1, whole genome shotgun sequence DNA:
- the LOC107646931 gene encoding uncharacterized protein LOC107646931: MSRKFCWEIRRYNGSHTCTRATISQDHSKPDSNTVAKAIKPLVEVDPSIKVKSVIAEVQAKFNYTISYHKAWLAKQKALESIFGGWEASYKALPIWFEAMCHKDPSVVVHFETMTAYQGDDLVPNIRVLHRVFWSYYPCIRTFRHCKPIVQVDGTHLYGKYKGCLLVAVSQDGNNNIVPIAFAIHVVTRDGVGLISDRHDSIRSAIARSNGAWSPPRAFYMFCIRHIESNFLRKFKAPYLQKLIVNIGYSRIVRKYETRYQRLHERGEAYTNWLDRIPREKYALAFDGGYRWGHI, from the exons ATGTCCAGAAAGTTCTGTTGGGAGATAAGGAGGTACAATGGTAGTCACACCTGTACTAGGGCCACCATTTCTCAAGATCATTCGAAGCCGGATTCCAACACAGTTGCAAAAGCAATAAAGCCATTGGTAGAAGTTGACCCGTCTATAAAGGTGAAATCAGTGATTGCGGAAGTACAGGCAAAGTTTAACTACACCATTAGTTATCACAAAGCATGGTTGGCAAAACAGAAGGCATTGGAGTCAATTTTCGGAGGGTGGGAAGCTTCGTACAAAGCCTTGCcgatatggtttgaggccatgtgtcacaaGGATCCATCCGTAGTCGTTCATTTTGAAACAATGACTGCGTATCAGGGAGATGACTTGGTTCCTAATATTCGTGTACTACATCgagtcttctggagttattacccttGTATTAGAACATTCAGACATTGCAAGCCAATAGTGCAGGTAGACGGAACTCATTTGTATGGAAAATACAAGGGTTGTTTGTTGGTTGCAGTCTCACAGGATGGCAACAACAACATCGTGCCGATTGCATTTGCGATA CATGTTGTGACACGTGATGGTGTGGGCCTTATCTCCGATCGGCACGATTCCATTAGGTCTGCTATTGCTCGTAGTAACGGAGCTTGGTCTCCTCCGAGAGCATTCTACATGTTCTGCATCAGACATATAGAGTCTAACTTTCTGAGGAAATTCAAGGCTCCGTATCTGCAGAAGCTTATCGTCAACATCG GATACTCGCGAATAGTTCGCAAGTACGAGACACGTTATCAGCGTTTACACGAGCGGGGTGAGGCTTATACCAACTGGTTGGATCGGATTCCGCGTGAGAAATATGCTTTAGCATTTGATGGGGGATATCGATGGGGTCATATCTAG